In Yersinia enterocolitica subsp. enterocolitica, one DNA window encodes the following:
- a CDS encoding phage late control D family protein gives MMTDLPLTAGTDLAPDFMLTLNQQDITQNIRDHLLSLSLTDNRGFEADQLDIELDDADGQLAMPGRGAVLSVFLGWKGSALIGKGDFIVDEVEHHGAPDTLTIRVRSADFRGSLNARQEVSYHDTTLGKVVAQVAERNNLQAMLAEGLADITIPHIDQTQETDAKFITRIASLNGAVAAIKAGRLLFIKPGSAVTASGKPILLMTLTRQDGDQHSFSIADRGAYTGVSASWLHTKNPKPNKVKLQRKPQFKHLRALQHPKIKAPQKTKSVEEKHGDYLAGSGDNVFVITTVYATQKAAMRAAQAKWEKLQRGVAEFSITLAMGRADLFPETPIMVSGFKSVIDQQKWIISKVAHHLNNSGYTTQLALEVLLSDAAHQVTV, from the coding sequence ATGATGACCGACCTGCCGTTAACGGCTGGAACAGATCTGGCCCCGGACTTTATGCTGACCCTGAACCAGCAAGATATCACCCAGAATATCCGTGACCATTTGTTATCCCTGAGCCTGACTGATAACCGAGGCTTTGAAGCTGACCAACTTGATATCGAACTGGATGACGCTGACGGCCAGCTTGCCATGCCGGGACGAGGCGCAGTGTTGTCAGTATTCTTGGGCTGGAAAGGCTCGGCGCTGATAGGTAAAGGTGATTTTATCGTGGATGAGGTCGAGCACCATGGCGCGCCGGATACGCTGACCATTCGTGTGCGCAGTGCTGATTTTCGCGGTTCGCTCAATGCCCGGCAGGAAGTCTCATATCATGACACGACATTGGGTAAAGTGGTGGCACAGGTGGCGGAACGCAATAACTTGCAAGCCATGCTGGCCGAGGGGCTGGCAGATATCACCATTCCTCACATCGACCAAACTCAGGAAACTGATGCCAAGTTTATCACCCGTATTGCCTCCCTCAATGGCGCGGTAGCTGCCATAAAAGCGGGTCGACTGCTGTTTATCAAACCGGGTAGTGCTGTTACCGCCAGCGGTAAACCGATTCTCCTGATGACACTCACGCGACAAGATGGCGACCAACACAGCTTTAGTATTGCTGATCGGGGTGCATATACCGGCGTCAGCGCCAGTTGGCTGCACACCAAAAACCCGAAACCAAACAAGGTGAAATTGCAGCGTAAGCCTCAGTTTAAACACCTGCGCGCGTTGCAACATCCTAAAATAAAAGCGCCCCAGAAGACTAAATCAGTGGAAGAAAAACACGGGGATTATCTGGCGGGGTCTGGGGATAACGTCTTTGTTATCACCACCGTTTATGCCACACAAAAAGCCGCCATGCGTGCCGCACAAGCTAAATGGGAAAAGCTGCAACGTGGTGTGGCGGAGTTTTCCATCACTCTCGCTATGGGTCGCGCTGATTTATTCCCTGAAACCCCTATCATGGTCAGCGGTTTTAAATCGGTCATTGACCAACAAAAGTGGATTATCAGCAAGGTAGCGCACCACCTGAACAACAGCGGCTACACCACCCAGCTCGCGCTGGAGGTGCTGTTGTCGGACGCAGCCCATCAAGTGACAGTGTAA
- a CDS encoding IS110-like element IS1328 family transposase, producing MQNVTLIGIDLGKNSFHIHCQEKHGNTLLRKRFSRIQLTQFLATCPPCIVAMESCAGAHFMARHISQLGHQVKLISPQFVQPFVKSNKNDFIDAEAICEAASRPSMRFVTPRTEDQQAMSALHRVRDALVRERVKATNQMHAFLLEFGISMPRGIAVIKRLATVPEEHELPPYLVRLLTRLHQHYGYLCEQIEEIERELKNHLADDETAQRLLTIPGIGTITASLLATKLGDGKNYLSSRDFATSTGLVPRQYSTGGKSTLMGISKRGDKNLRRLLVQCARVYMQRLEYQSGRLAEWVNGQLTRHHSNVVACALANKLARIAWVVTTQGTVFSK from the coding sequence ATGCAAAACGTTACGCTCATCGGCATCGACCTTGGTAAGAATTCATTCCATATTCATTGCCAGGAAAAACACGGCAACACATTATTACGCAAGAGGTTTTCCCGCATTCAACTCACCCAGTTTCTCGCCACCTGCCCGCCTTGCATTGTCGCGATGGAGTCCTGTGCCGGGGCGCATTTTATGGCCCGTCATATCAGCCAGTTAGGGCATCAGGTCAAACTCATTTCTCCGCAGTTTGTCCAACCCTTTGTTAAAAGTAATAAAAATGACTTCATCGACGCTGAGGCCATATGCGAAGCCGCTTCCCGTCCCTCCATGCGCTTTGTGACACCCAGAACCGAAGACCAGCAGGCCATGTCGGCTCTGCATCGTGTCCGCGATGCACTGGTGAGGGAGCGGGTCAAAGCCACCAACCAAATGCATGCTTTTTTACTTGAGTTTGGCATAAGCATGCCACGCGGTATTGCGGTGATAAAACGACTGGCGACTGTGCCTGAGGAGCACGAGCTACCGCCTTATTTGGTGCGACTGCTCACCCGACTTCATCAGCATTATGGCTATCTCTGTGAACAGATCGAAGAAATCGAAAGAGAGTTAAAAAACCATCTGGCCGATGATGAAACAGCACAACGCCTGCTCACCATTCCCGGTATCGGGACAATCACTGCCAGTTTGCTCGCCACCAAACTGGGAGATGGGAAAAACTACCTCAGCAGCCGGGATTTTGCTACGTCAACGGGATTAGTACCCCGCCAATACAGTACCGGCGGGAAAAGTACCCTGATGGGCATCAGCAAGCGGGGGGATAAAAATCTGAGACGGCTACTGGTGCAGTGCGCGCGGGTCTATATGCAACGGCTGGAGTATCAGTCAGGACGACTGGCGGAGTGGGTTAATGGGCAACTGACACGACATCACTCGAATGTGGTGGCCTGCGCATTAGCGAACAAACTGGCGCGAATAGCCTGGGTAGTCACCACACAAGGAACCGTCTTCAGTAAATAA
- a CDS encoding phage tail assembly protein, translating into MKNATANKNTVMLDTPLNRGDTLITEIEIIRPNAGTLRGVRLADVANSDVDALMIVLPRITYPSLTSAECARLELPDLVALAGKVISFLSPKQEA; encoded by the coding sequence ATGAAAAATGCTACCGCTAACAAGAATACCGTCATGCTGGATACCCCGCTCAACCGCGGCGATACCCTGATCACTGAAATCGAAATTATCCGCCCCAACGCCGGAACTCTACGCGGGGTACGGCTAGCCGATGTGGCTAATTCCGATGTCGATGCGCTGATGATAGTGTTGCCCCGCATCACTTATCCCTCACTCACCTCCGCTGAATGCGCCCGCTTAGAGCTACCGGATTTAGTGGCGCTAGCCGGTAAGGTGATCAGTTTTCTGTCGCCGAAACAGGAAGCGTAA
- the ftnA gene encoding non-heme ferritin, which produces MLKTEMAQKLNEQLNLEFYSANLYLQMSAWCSDKGFEGAAAFLKEHSQEEMQHMQRLFEYLSGTGSMPILGTISAPPVDFASLADVFKLTYEHEQLITTQINELAHVAMTTHDYSTFNFLQWYVAEQHEEEKLFKSILDKLALVGNSGNSLFFVDKDLKTMAAQNHVQA; this is translated from the coding sequence ATGTTGAAAACAGAAATGGCACAGAAGCTTAATGAGCAGCTGAATCTGGAGTTTTACTCGGCCAATCTTTATTTGCAGATGAGTGCCTGGTGTAGTGATAAAGGCTTTGAAGGGGCTGCTGCATTTTTAAAGGAGCATTCTCAAGAAGAGATGCAGCATATGCAGCGTTTGTTTGAATACCTGAGTGGGACAGGCTCCATGCCGATATTAGGCACTATCAGTGCACCGCCGGTTGATTTTGCATCACTGGCTGATGTATTCAAACTGACCTACGAACACGAGCAACTCATTACGACTCAAATTAATGAACTCGCCCATGTTGCAATGACCACACACGATTACTCCACATTCAATTTCCTGCAATGGTATGTGGCTGAACAGCATGAAGAAGAAAAGCTGTTCAAATCTATCCTGGATAAACTGGCATTGGTGGGTAATAGCGGCAATTCATTGTTCTTCGTCGATAAAGATTTAAAAACAATGGCAGCACAGAACCACGTTCAGGCTTAA
- the copD gene encoding copper homeostasis membrane protein CopD, with protein sequence MSLATLFVLCRFLHFLAVMLMFGISIFTAVLAPDRFSSILKNRLSPLLIFSTFLGLASAIGLLAIQAGMMGDGWSDTYRLSVWWAVLGTRFGEIWQWHLGLSILSMWVVLLGTTRFYYQLMVACSTLLLASLAFTGHAAMHDGVLGWVHQTNQIIHLLSAGYWLGCLPVLLVCLAYTRRDDVKREAITTLIRFSSWGHLAVALVLVTGMINSIIILRETSLALTSVYQMLLLSKAILVLFMVVVAIINRYLIVPMLRKLPVKAHYWLVVNSCAEIVLGAAVLLLVSIFATMAPV encoded by the coding sequence ATGTCACTGGCGACTCTATTCGTTCTGTGTCGCTTTCTGCATTTTTTGGCGGTGATGCTGATGTTTGGTATCAGTATTTTCACCGCCGTACTCGCCCCAGACCGTTTTTCTTCGATACTCAAAAACCGCTTATCGCCACTCCTTATATTCAGCACCTTTCTGGGGCTAGCCTCAGCGATCGGGCTTTTAGCCATTCAAGCTGGCATGATGGGCGATGGCTGGTCTGATACCTACAGACTGAGTGTATGGTGGGCGGTGTTGGGGACTCGTTTTGGCGAGATATGGCAATGGCATCTCGGCTTATCCATATTGAGTATGTGGGTAGTATTACTCGGCACAACCCGTTTTTACTATCAGTTGATGGTGGCTTGCTCAACCTTGCTACTGGCTAGTTTGGCATTTACCGGGCACGCTGCAATGCACGATGGCGTACTGGGATGGGTTCATCAGACTAACCAAATCATACATCTGCTCAGTGCGGGCTATTGGTTGGGATGCTTGCCCGTGTTGCTTGTTTGCCTTGCATATACACGTCGGGATGATGTGAAACGTGAAGCCATCACGACGTTGATTCGGTTTTCAAGTTGGGGACATTTGGCAGTCGCGTTGGTATTGGTCACTGGTATGATTAACAGCATTATTATATTGCGTGAGACCTCTTTAGCGCTGACATCCGTCTATCAGATGCTATTACTCAGTAAGGCAATATTGGTACTGTTTATGGTTGTTGTAGCGATCATTAACCGCTATCTGATTGTTCCCATGCTGCGTAAATTGCCAGTAAAAGCCCACTATTGGTTAGTGGTAAACAGCTGTGCTGAAATCGTCCTTGGCGCTGCGGTATTACTTTTAGTGAGTATTTTTGCCACAATGGCACCGGTATAG
- the exoX gene encoding exodeoxyribonuclease X yields MYFRVIDTETCGLEGGIVEIASIDVMDGALSNPMSDLVSPDRPISLDAMVIHHITEEMVEGKPRIAVAVRKYQGSPYYVAHNAPFDRGVLPEMGGQWICTLKLARMLYPDIKHSNQYLRYALRLNVSVPDNLYPHRALYDCYVTAALLQRIMRDSGWSAEQMAEITQQPQLLSTFKFGKYRGKSIEQIARQDPDYLRWMLASITDLTPDMRHTLTYYLAE; encoded by the coding sequence ATGTATTTTCGGGTCATCGATACAGAGACTTGTGGCTTAGAGGGCGGTATTGTCGAAATTGCGTCCATCGATGTGATGGATGGGGCATTGAGCAACCCAATGAGTGACTTGGTTAGCCCAGACCGGCCAATCAGTCTCGATGCCATGGTTATTCACCATATCACGGAAGAAATGGTGGAAGGTAAGCCACGGATTGCTGTTGCGGTTAGAAAGTATCAAGGTAGCCCTTATTATGTCGCCCATAACGCCCCCTTTGACCGTGGTGTATTACCGGAGATGGGCGGTCAATGGATTTGCACGCTAAAACTGGCCCGTATGCTCTATCCTGATATTAAGCACAGTAATCAATATCTGCGTTACGCCTTACGCCTGAATGTTTCAGTGCCGGATAATCTTTATCCGCATCGAGCTTTGTATGATTGCTATGTCACCGCAGCACTGTTGCAACGTATTATGCGAGACTCTGGGTGGAGCGCGGAGCAAATGGCGGAAATCACGCAGCAACCGCAGTTGCTATCAACATTTAAGTTTGGCAAATATCGGGGGAAAAGTATTGAACAGATAGCCCGACAAGATCCGGACTATCTGCGTTGGATGCTGGCCTCAATTACCGACCTTACACCGGATATGCGCCATACCCTAACATATTATCTGGCCGAGTAA
- a CDS encoding phage tail protein, producing MMLSLGLFVFMRQTTPYQNMNRNIDYRWPTNNRIGLRPAAQFLGVDSEKITLSGVLLPELTGGKLSLLALELMAAQGKAWPLIEGNGTIYGMFVIESLSQTGTLFFADGSARRIEFTLKLLRVDESLTAMFGDLQQQADQLMGKVKRCLS from the coding sequence ATGATGCTATCACTGGGTTTATTTGTCTTTATGCGCCAGACCACGCCTTATCAGAATATGAACCGCAACATTGATTATCGCTGGCCGACCAACAACCGGATAGGCTTGCGTCCCGCAGCACAATTTCTCGGCGTAGACAGTGAAAAAATCACTCTGTCTGGCGTGTTACTGCCGGAACTTACCGGCGGAAAACTTTCGCTATTGGCGCTGGAATTAATGGCCGCACAAGGCAAAGCATGGCCGCTGATTGAGGGCAATGGCACCATTTATGGCATGTTTGTGATTGAGAGCCTGAGCCAGACCGGTACACTGTTTTTTGCCGATGGCAGCGCGCGGCGCATTGAATTCACACTCAAATTGTTGCGGGTCGATGAGTCATTAACCGCGATGTTTGGCGACTTACAACAGCAAGCAGATCAGTTAATGGGCAAAGTGAAGAGGTGTTTATCATGA
- a CDS encoding phage major tail tube protein yields the protein MALPRKLKLMNLFNDGRDYMGIVSSVTLPKLTRKLENYRGGGMNGVAPIDLGLDDDALVMEWSMGGLDELVLQQWGAAKVDAVPLRFAGAYQRDGSAEVMAVEVEIRGRHKEIDSGEAKQGEDTESKIFTQCTYYKLTIDGKAVIEIDVVNLIERVNGVDLLKAQRKAIGR from the coding sequence ATGGCTCTGCCACGCAAACTGAAATTGATGAATCTGTTTAACGATGGCCGCGATTACATGGGGATAGTCTCTTCCGTCACTCTGCCAAAACTCACGCGCAAGCTGGAGAACTATCGTGGCGGCGGGATGAATGGCGTCGCACCGATTGATTTGGGTCTGGACGATGACGCATTGGTGATGGAGTGGTCAATGGGCGGCCTCGATGAATTGGTATTGCAGCAATGGGGCGCGGCCAAAGTTGACGCGGTTCCACTGCGTTTTGCCGGAGCCTATCAGCGTGATGGTTCCGCTGAAGTGATGGCGGTAGAAGTTGAAATACGAGGCCGTCATAAAGAAATTGATAGCGGTGAGGCCAAACAAGGAGAAGACACCGAAAGTAAAATATTCACCCAGTGCACCTATTACAAACTGACCATTGACGGCAAGGCAGTGATCGAAATTGACGTGGTTAACCTGATTGAACGGGTTAACGGTGTCGACCTGCTGAAAGCCCAACGCAAGGCCATTGGCCGCTAA
- the pip gene encoding prolyl aminopeptidase — MEQLRGLYPAYEPYDSGLLDTGDGHQIYWELCGNPKGKPAVFIHGGPGGGIAPYHRQLFNPAEYKVLLFDQRGCGRSKPHASLDNNTTWHLVEDIERLRQMAGVDKWLIFGGSWGSTLALAYGETHPERVSEMVLRGIFTLRKKELDWYYQDGASRFFPDKWQRVLSILSPEEQGNVIAAYRKRLTSSDKAVQLEAAKIWSLWEGETVTLLPAKNAASFGEDDFALAFARIENHYFTHFGFLDNDNQLLDNIERIRHIPAVIIHGRYDMACRPQNAWDLAKAWPEAELHIVEGAGHSFDEPGILHQLILATDKFARKL; from the coding sequence ATGGAACAATTACGTGGACTTTATCCAGCGTATGAACCTTACGATAGTGGTTTACTAGACACGGGAGATGGCCACCAGATTTACTGGGAACTCTGTGGTAACCCTAAGGGTAAACCCGCTGTATTTATTCATGGTGGCCCAGGTGGTGGGATAGCACCTTATCATCGCCAACTTTTCAACCCAGCGGAATACAAAGTATTACTGTTTGACCAACGTGGCTGTGGGCGATCCAAACCCCATGCCAGCCTGGATAACAACACAACCTGGCATTTAGTCGAGGATATTGAACGACTACGTCAGATGGCTGGGGTTGATAAATGGCTGATATTTGGCGGGTCGTGGGGTTCAACTCTTGCACTGGCCTACGGCGAAACCCACCCGGAACGGGTCAGTGAGATGGTGTTACGCGGGATATTTACGCTGCGAAAAAAAGAGTTGGATTGGTATTATCAGGATGGCGCTTCCCGTTTTTTCCCTGATAAATGGCAGCGAGTGTTATCTATCTTATCGCCAGAAGAGCAGGGTAATGTCATCGCAGCTTATCGCAAGCGGCTAACCTCATCCGATAAGGCTGTACAATTAGAGGCGGCTAAAATTTGGAGTCTGTGGGAGGGGGAAACGGTGACTCTCTTGCCCGCTAAAAACGCAGCTTCCTTTGGTGAAGATGACTTCGCTCTTGCTTTTGCTCGCATTGAAAATCACTATTTTACTCACTTCGGTTTTTTGGATAATGACAACCAACTGCTGGATAATATCGAACGCATTCGCCATATCCCAGCGGTAATTATTCATGGGCGATATGATATGGCTTGTCGGCCACAGAATGCATGGGATTTAGCCAAAGCATGGCCGGAAGCTGAATTGCATATTGTCGAAGGCGCAGGGCATTCCTTTGACGAACCGGGTATCTTGCATCAACTGATTCTTGCAACCGACAAGTTTGCCCGAAAACTCTAG
- a CDS encoding phage tail sheath protein has product MGDYHHGVRIVEINDGTRVISTVSTAVVGMVCTGDDADAATFPLNTPVLITDLVAAAAKAGTKGTLAASLLAIAEQARPVTIVVRIASGSNEAGTSTNIIGGVDQNGRYTGMKALLDAQSVTGVRPRILGVPGLDSLHVSTALAGICQQLRAFGYISAYGCKTSKEALKYRENFSQRELMLIWPDFLSWNTSTNRSSVAYATARALGLRAKIDQQQGWHKTLSNVGVNGVTGISASVYWDLQTVGTDADLLNKACVTTLIRKDGFKFWGSRTCSDDPLFAFENYTRTAQILADTMAEAQLWAIDRPIHPTLVRDMIGSINAKFREMKSAGLIIDGSCWYDDNANDKDTLKAGKLFIDYDYTPVPPLEDLTLRQRITDKYLVNFTTAINR; this is encoded by the coding sequence ATGGGCGATTACCATCACGGCGTCCGCATTGTTGAAATCAACGACGGCACCCGCGTTATTTCCACGGTTTCTACCGCCGTTGTCGGTATGGTCTGCACTGGTGATGATGCCGATGCAGCTACATTCCCGCTGAATACGCCGGTATTGATTACTGATCTGGTCGCCGCAGCCGCTAAGGCGGGCACAAAAGGCACTCTGGCGGCATCACTGCTGGCAATCGCTGAACAGGCGCGACCGGTCACCATTGTGGTGCGTATCGCTAGCGGCAGCAACGAGGCTGGAACCTCGACCAACATTATCGGTGGGGTTGACCAAAACGGCCGCTATACCGGTATGAAAGCGCTGTTAGATGCACAGTCTGTTACCGGTGTGCGCCCGCGTATTCTTGGTGTGCCAGGACTGGACAGTCTGCATGTTTCGACCGCTCTGGCAGGTATCTGTCAGCAGTTGCGTGCTTTTGGTTATATCAGCGCCTATGGCTGCAAAACCAGCAAGGAAGCGTTGAAATACCGCGAAAATTTCAGTCAGCGCGAGCTGATGCTGATCTGGCCGGATTTTCTGAGCTGGAACACCTCCACCAACCGCAGCAGCGTAGCTTATGCCACCGCTCGCGCCCTCGGCTTGCGTGCCAAAATCGACCAACAACAGGGTTGGCATAAAACCCTGTCTAACGTCGGGGTGAATGGCGTGACCGGTATCTCGGCCAGCGTCTATTGGGATCTACAGACCGTCGGTACGGACGCCGACCTGCTAAACAAAGCCTGCGTGACAACGCTAATCCGTAAAGACGGCTTCAAGTTTTGGGGTTCGCGCACCTGCTCCGATGATCCGCTGTTTGCCTTTGAGAACTACACCCGTACCGCACAAATTCTGGCGGACACTATGGCCGAGGCTCAGCTCTGGGCGATTGACCGCCCTATCCACCCCACGTTAGTCCGAGACATGATCGGTAGCATCAATGCCAAATTTCGCGAGATGAAATCTGCCGGGCTGATTATCGATGGCAGTTGCTGGTATGACGACAACGCCAACGATAAAGATACCCTGAAAGCCGGCAAACTGTTTATTGATTACGACTACACACCGGTACCGCCACTGGAAGACCTCACCCTACGCCAACGCATCACCGATAAGTATCTGGTGAACTTTACTACCGCCATCAACCGCTAA
- a CDS encoding DNA-binding transcriptional regulator: protein MMHCPLCRNAAHTRSSRYLSERTKERYHQCQNINCSCTFATHETVDRIIVEPGKKIPAPPHPDRSNQGSLWV, encoded by the coding sequence ATGATGCATTGTCCACTTTGCCGCAACGCCGCCCACACCCGATCCAGCCGCTACCTAAGTGAGAGAACCAAAGAGCGGTACCATCAGTGCCAGAATATCAACTGTAGCTGTACCTTTGCCACCCACGAAACCGTCGATCGCATCATTGTCGAACCCGGTAAAAAAATCCCTGCGCCACCCCATCCCGATAGAAGTAATCAGGGTTCATTGTGGGTGTGA
- a CDS encoding GpE family phage tail protein, with product MADIAAIFHWPPSECWAMSLSELVRWRHKALLRSGAVNHE from the coding sequence ATGGCGGACATTGCCGCTATTTTTCACTGGCCACCCTCGGAGTGTTGGGCCATGAGCCTCAGCGAACTGGTGCGCTGGCGTCATAAAGCCTTGCTACGCAGTGGAGCCGTAAACCATGAGTAA
- a CDS encoding YebY family protein → MKGLVLTLSLLMLSVNAFAAGKIVTVSKFEFGKQWAFTREEVMLECRSGGALFVINPSTLAQYPLNDVASEQMKAGHVLAKPLDILLLDDSENPGQKMSLLPFQQRAMTLCEK, encoded by the coding sequence ATGAAAGGTTTGGTGCTGACGTTATCGTTACTGATGCTATCCGTGAATGCTTTTGCCGCTGGGAAAATAGTGACTGTCAGTAAGTTTGAATTTGGCAAACAATGGGCATTTACCCGAGAAGAGGTGATGTTGGAATGCCGTTCAGGCGGTGCTTTGTTTGTGATAAATCCCAGTACATTAGCGCAATATCCACTTAATGATGTTGCATCAGAACAAATGAAAGCAGGTCATGTCCTCGCGAAACCGCTAGATATTTTATTATTAGATGATAGCGAGAATCCTGGCCAAAAGATGAGTTTGCTACCTTTCCAGCAGCGTGCGATGACTTTATGCGAAAAGTAA
- the yobA gene encoding CopC domain-containing protein YobA yields MFIHKVRSSCRMLSALIVLFVGLSSQQALAHAHLKIESPAADATIGSAPEAVTLGFSEGIELNFSGVKVTGPDNDVVKTGELKLDPANNTQLILPIDSALKAGKYNVSWHVVSVDGHKTKGTYSFTVK; encoded by the coding sequence ATGTTTATTCACAAAGTACGTTCTTCTTGCCGCATGCTTTCGGCACTGATTGTGTTATTTGTTGGGTTATCTAGTCAGCAAGCTCTGGCCCACGCACATCTGAAAATTGAATCTCCTGCTGCTGATGCCACTATCGGTTCAGCGCCAGAAGCCGTGACACTGGGCTTCTCTGAAGGCATTGAGTTGAATTTCAGTGGCGTGAAAGTGACAGGCCCAGATAACGATGTGGTGAAAACTGGCGAACTGAAATTGGATCCAGCCAACAATACGCAATTAATTTTGCCGATCGATAGTGCATTGAAAGCAGGTAAATATAATGTTTCATGGCATGTTGTGTCTGTTGATGGTCATAAAACCAAAGGCACATACAGCTTCACAGTGAAATAA
- a CDS encoding DNA polymerase III subunit theta — MGYNLAELSDEETAKMNVDLAASGVAFKERYNMPVIPEMVAREQPDELREYFLQRLAHYRSESNKFSRLPYEPKMKS, encoded by the coding sequence ATGGGATATAATCTGGCTGAGCTTTCGGATGAAGAAACAGCAAAAATGAATGTTGATCTGGCCGCCTCTGGTGTCGCATTTAAAGAGCGCTACAATATGCCAGTCATACCTGAAATGGTTGCACGAGAACAACCTGATGAGCTACGAGAGTACTTTTTGCAACGGCTGGCACACTACCGTAGTGAATCCAATAAATTCTCTCGCTTGCCGTATGAACCCAAAATGAAATCATGA
- a CDS encoding phage integrase, with amino-acid sequence MSVRKLPTGKWLCECYPRGREGKRVRKQFTTKGEALSYESYTMEQARHKPWLGEKEDRRKLLELIDLWYQLHGCSLSDKKGRLAKLEIICKGLGNPIAADITPKDWAHYRDQRLRGEIDNGYSTSLQTRMVSTGTVNSEQAYLRAVFNELTRLGEWSLPNPLTNIREFDQPEREMAWLNDDQIDSLLAACDLHGNPELTLIVRLCLSTGARWNEIAKIKASQISPNKITFINTKGKKNRTVPLSEDMYQALAARKGKPFEPCYKQFYRVIRLAQIELPVGQMTHVLRHTFASHFMMAGGNIIVLQRILGHSDIRVTMRYSHFAPDHLEDAIHFNPLARFESGCKVAIADEIASNEE; translated from the coding sequence ATGAGCGTGCGCAAACTCCCGACAGGGAAATGGTTATGCGAGTGTTACCCACGAGGACGCGAGGGTAAACGGGTGAGAAAACAGTTCACTACCAAAGGTGAAGCACTATCGTATGAAAGCTACACCATGGAACAGGCCAGACATAAACCGTGGTTGGGTGAGAAAGAAGATCGCCGCAAACTGCTGGAGCTGATTGATCTTTGGTACCAACTGCATGGCTGCTCTTTAAGTGATAAAAAGGGTCGGCTGGCTAAACTGGAGATTATCTGTAAGGGCTTGGGCAATCCCATTGCAGCCGATATCACGCCGAAAGATTGGGCGCACTATCGTGATCAGCGGCTAAGAGGTGAGATAGATAATGGCTACAGCACCAGCCTGCAAACGCGGATGGTTTCTACTGGCACGGTAAACAGTGAACAGGCTTATTTGCGCGCGGTGTTTAATGAGTTAACGCGGCTCGGCGAATGGAGCCTCCCTAACCCACTGACCAATATACGCGAGTTCGATCAACCCGAGCGGGAAATGGCGTGGCTGAATGACGATCAGATTGATAGCCTATTAGCCGCCTGTGATTTGCACGGCAATCCTGAATTAACTCTCATCGTGCGTTTGTGTTTATCCACCGGTGCCCGCTGGAATGAAATTGCCAAAATAAAAGCCTCGCAGATTTCCCCCAATAAAATCACCTTTATTAATACCAAAGGTAAAAAGAACCGCACTGTTCCCCTATCAGAAGATATGTATCAAGCGCTGGCAGCTCGCAAAGGCAAACCGTTCGAACCTTGTTATAAACAGTTCTATCGGGTTATTCGGTTAGCACAGATTGAGCTGCCAGTTGGACAAATGACCCACGTTCTCCGCCATACTTTTGCCAGTCACTTTATGATGGCCGGAGGCAATATCATCGTGCTGCAACGCATCCTCGGCCACTCAGATATTCGGGTCACCATGCGTTACTCTCACTTCGCGCCAGACCACCTGGAAGACGCCATTCACTTCAACCCATTAGCCCGATTTGAGAGTGGCTGCAAAGTGGCGATAGCGGATGAAATAGCAAGCAATGAAGAGTAA